Proteins from a single region of Fibrobacter sp. UWT2:
- a CDS encoding class I SAM-dependent methyltransferase, whose product MSIKEPDQSVWNRFWQQKNDMDKVYPSSPSVLNTIKKNFKLEGLKVLEVGAGTGRDSAELARLGADVYVLDYAENSLKIVDAIRAKDNLYDNLKLVRGDAFKAPFPDCTFDLVFHQGLAEHFKDSLPLIKENYRILKHGGHCLCDVPQTVHPYTVIKHILIAMDKWFAGWEKQFTMPQLKKLMTDAGFECVYQYGDWMRPNLFYRILREVGFKVGVELPKYPLQGTAYQKAKDAILDALENNSLMHYTQLCIGVLGKKP is encoded by the coding sequence ATGTCTATTAAAGAACCTGATCAGTCTGTCTGGAACAGATTTTGGCAACAGAAGAACGATATGGACAAGGTTTACCCTTCGTCCCCGTCCGTGTTGAATACGATTAAGAAGAATTTTAAGCTCGAAGGCCTGAAGGTTTTGGAGGTTGGCGCCGGTACCGGTCGCGATAGTGCCGAACTTGCTCGCTTGGGTGCCGATGTCTACGTGCTCGATTACGCTGAAAATAGTTTGAAGATTGTAGATGCCATTCGAGCCAAAGACAACCTTTACGACAATTTGAAGTTGGTCCGTGGCGATGCCTTCAAGGCGCCGTTCCCGGATTGCACTTTTGACCTGGTGTTCCATCAGGGTCTGGCCGAACACTTCAAGGATTCGCTCCCGCTGATCAAGGAAAACTACCGCATCTTGAAGCATGGCGGTCATTGTCTGTGCGATGTGCCGCAGACGGTTCACCCTTACACCGTCATCAAACATATTCTAATTGCGATGGACAAGTGGTTTGCCGGTTGGGAAAAGCAGTTCACTATGCCGCAGCTCAAGAAGCTCATGACTGATGCAGGCTTTGAATGTGTTTACCAGTATGGCGACTGGATGCGCCCGAACCTGTTCTACCGCATCTTGCGCGAAGTGGGTTTCAAGGTGGGCGTGGAGTTGCCGAAGTATCCGCTGCAGGGGACTGCTTACCAGAAGGCCAAGGACGCAATTCTGGACGCACTCGAAAACAATTCGCTTATGCACTACACGCAGTTGTGCATTGGAGTCTTGGGCAAGAAGCCCTAG
- a CDS encoding lysylphosphatidylglycerol synthase transmembrane domain-containing protein: MSKIDGRLKSALIFCLKLVVTIVPAYFVYRNIVMAPDWSVDDLYRLFSTHSVWPLIVALLCLGLSNFTACLQWKLLLEKQNVKLGYGHLLKLYYVGLFFNNFMPGNVGGDAKKIYDIRMQGGQDTVGAGLTATFFDRLYGLFFITLFALAMGLLFFMHDEAQRSFMWPSVWIFLGFCALFAALCSRRLGRLLCKILTKVFPKKINERLIHMFERFQHFRSVKLFASINLLSAVTQGLRILVHYFCGIAVGVDLSISWYFYYIPLVAIVSALPISIGGFGPRELLAQSLFARAGVPGLESVVIQLLAYFVSLLLSLFGAFVFLLGGSPVANAPAKDLATEGEPK, from the coding sequence ATGAGTAAAATAGATGGTCGACTGAAGTCGGCTCTGATTTTTTGTTTGAAGCTGGTGGTGACGATTGTTCCCGCCTACTTTGTGTACCGAAACATCGTGATGGCTCCGGACTGGAGCGTTGACGATTTGTATCGTCTGTTCAGTACGCATAGCGTTTGGCCTTTGATTGTTGCACTTTTGTGTCTGGGTCTTTCGAATTTTACGGCGTGCTTGCAGTGGAAGCTTTTGCTTGAAAAGCAGAACGTGAAACTCGGTTACGGACATTTGCTCAAGCTTTATTATGTGGGCTTGTTCTTTAATAACTTTATGCCGGGTAACGTGGGCGGCGATGCCAAGAAGATTTACGATATCCGTATGCAGGGTGGTCAGGATACGGTTGGCGCCGGACTTACGGCAACCTTCTTTGACCGCCTTTACGGGCTGTTCTTTATTACGCTGTTTGCGCTTGCGATGGGCCTTCTGTTCTTTATGCACGACGAAGCGCAGCGTTCGTTCATGTGGCCGTCGGTGTGGATTTTCCTCGGCTTCTGTGCGCTGTTTGCCGCTCTTTGCAGCCGTAGACTCGGTCGCCTGTTGTGCAAAATCTTGACGAAGGTTTTCCCGAAAAAAATTAACGAGCGCTTGATACATATGTTCGAACGTTTCCAGCATTTCCGCTCGGTCAAGTTGTTCGCTTCTATCAATTTGCTTTCGGCGGTGACTCAGGGCCTTCGAATCTTGGTTCATTATTTTTGCGGAATCGCGGTCGGTGTCGACCTCTCGATTTCGTGGTACTTCTATTACATTCCGCTGGTTGCGATCGTGAGTGCGCTCCCGATTTCGATTGGTGGCTTTGGTCCGCGTGAACTTTTGGCGCAGTCGCTTTTTGCTCGTGCCGGAGTGCCGGGGCTTGAATCGGTGGTGATTCAGTTGCTTGCTTACTTTGTGAGCTTGTTGCTGAGCCTGTTCGGTGCATTTGTGTTTTTGCTTGGAGGGTCGCCTGTGGCGAACGCTCCTGCGAAAGACTTG
- a CDS encoding RNA polymerase sigma factor RpoD/SigA, translating into MHIDSTDTTLKRYLEDIRRTAPLSREEEQILFQKAKEGDKIARKKLISANMRFVLKVAIQYRGCPIPLPDLVSEGAMGLVRAIESFEHTRGLKFISYGVWWIKAYITRAINEQGNLIRLPANQHLRVRKALHEQSRGKEINEEIRELIQIGQRGVSFDSPLKADSKATYAEVLPDGTATNPENESEIQSVEALARDLMEQLPEREAKVITGIFGINQEAPQTLREVGESMNISHERVRQLRDQALRRIRKYNSKEFLQDKKDAFLAAINK; encoded by the coding sequence ATGCATATTGATTCTACTGATACTACTCTAAAACGTTACCTCGAAGATATTAGACGCACCGCTCCCCTCTCTCGTGAAGAAGAGCAGATTCTGTTCCAGAAAGCTAAAGAAGGCGACAAGATCGCCCGTAAGAAGCTTATTTCTGCAAACATGCGTTTTGTTTTGAAAGTCGCTATTCAATACCGTGGTTGCCCGATTCCGCTGCCGGACTTGGTGAGCGAAGGCGCTATGGGTCTTGTACGTGCTATCGAATCCTTTGAACATACCCGTGGTCTTAAGTTCATTAGTTACGGCGTGTGGTGGATCAAGGCTTACATTACCCGCGCCATCAACGAACAGGGCAACCTGATTCGCTTGCCGGCTAACCAGCACCTCCGCGTGCGTAAGGCTTTGCACGAACAGAGCCGCGGTAAGGAAATCAACGAAGAAATCCGCGAACTTATCCAGATCGGTCAGCGCGGCGTTTCGTTTGACAGCCCGCTCAAGGCAGACTCCAAGGCAACCTACGCCGAAGTGCTCCCCGACGGTACCGCAACGAACCCGGAAAACGAATCCGAAATCCAGAGCGTCGAAGCTTTGGCTCGCGACCTCATGGAACAGCTTCCGGAACGCGAAGCCAAGGTGATTACCGGCATCTTCGGTATCAACCAGGAAGCTCCGCAGACGCTTCGCGAAGTGGGCGAATCCATGAACATCTCTCACGAACGTGTCCGTCAGTTGCGCGACCAGGCTCTCCGCCGCATCCGTAAGTACAACAGCAAGGAATTCTTGCAGGACAAGAAGGACGCCTTCCTGGCCGCCATTAATAAGTAA
- a CDS encoding glycosyltransferase family 4 protein, with amino-acid sequence MNILVVNYRDRLHPAAGGAEKHLHRIFSLIAEAGHQVVLLTTAFAGCKEREVVDGIQVVRKGGDLLFQLTVAMNIRKLDREFNFDLVVEDLNKLPLFTPFLIKKPVVVQMHHLWRGSIFHEASFPVAFVVWAFERMIPWFYRKQPFVVVSPSTKRELEEIGIAEDRISVIYNGSDDDVAASVPDVAPVEEESSVPYFLWLSRVHRYKGIWTALQAFEEFAENHPDVKLVVAGDGPLLKKIPAWLKERGLEEHVELLGFVSSEKKKKLLAHAVALLQTSFKEGWGLTVVEAAKHGTTTIASDVPGLRDSVRNGETGLLFPVGDAHTCAMEMDRLYSDDDLRTRLSQAAKSYAGEFRWDCAAEQTLDLIQEAIIQRQVGGGDE; translated from the coding sequence ATGAACATCCTTGTCGTAAATTATCGCGATCGGTTGCACCCCGCCGCGGGAGGCGCCGAGAAACACTTACACCGCATTTTTTCTCTGATTGCAGAAGCGGGACACCAGGTGGTGCTCCTGACGACTGCCTTTGCTGGCTGTAAGGAACGCGAAGTCGTCGATGGCATCCAGGTGGTGCGCAAGGGTGGCGACCTGCTGTTCCAGCTCACGGTGGCGATGAATATCCGCAAGCTGGATCGCGAGTTTAATTTTGACTTGGTGGTCGAAGACCTGAATAAGCTTCCTCTGTTCACTCCCTTCTTAATCAAGAAACCGGTGGTGGTGCAAATGCATCACTTGTGGCGTGGCTCGATTTTCCACGAGGCCTCGTTCCCGGTCGCTTTTGTGGTGTGGGCTTTTGAACGGATGATTCCCTGGTTCTATCGCAAGCAGCCGTTTGTGGTGGTGAGCCCAAGTACCAAGCGAGAATTGGAAGAAATCGGAATTGCCGAAGACCGCATCTCGGTTATTTACAACGGCTCCGATGATGATGTTGCTGCATCTGTTCCTGATGTTGCTCCGGTTGAAGAAGAATCTTCTGTACCTTACTTCTTGTGGCTGTCGCGTGTGCATCGCTACAAGGGGATTTGGACGGCGCTTCAGGCGTTTGAAGAATTTGCCGAGAACCATCCGGATGTAAAGCTGGTGGTGGCGGGTGACGGTCCGCTTCTGAAAAAGATTCCCGCCTGGCTTAAGGAACGGGGACTCGAAGAACACGTTGAACTTTTGGGGTTTGTTTCGTCTGAGAAGAAAAAGAAACTGCTTGCACATGCGGTGGCACTTTTGCAGACGAGTTTCAAGGAAGGCTGGGGCTTGACTGTCGTCGAGGCTGCTAAGCACGGAACGACGACGATTGCCAGCGATGTGCCTGGGCTCAGGGACAGTGTGCGAAATGGTGAAACGGGACTTTTGTTCCCGGTGGGAGATGCACACACTTGTGCCATGGAAATGGATAGGCTTTATAGCGATGACGACCTGCGTACGAGACTTTCGCAGGCAGCCAAAAGCTATGCGGGGGAATTCCGTTGGGACTGCGCTGCGGAACAGACTCTTGACTTGATTCAAGAGGCTATTATCCAGCGTCAGGTAGGGGGAGGAGATGAGTAA